A single genomic interval of Lepeophtheirus salmonis unplaced genomic scaffold, UVic_Lsal_1.4 unplaced_contig_14179_pilon, whole genome shotgun sequence harbors:
- the LOC121130938 gene encoding uncharacterized protein, which yields MEFKTTDNINLNQFTDGYTYNPGNIISLHLKNFQSYSNLFVTFHPNLNFIIGSNGSGKSSLSNAIALSLGGSDLNIEVDNICNFLPQERVSEFSKATPEELLEKIIEMSNLQKEFNELKALEIEHFRVKEDYRQEKLKIYHKDTFKAVKWLRNNRNLFEDEINVCKVELEVNPEKVTNWKLNILIRFRKSEEFKILEHSYHSGGEKSVSTMIFLLSLIEINNAPFRLVDEINQGMDAVNEKNIHNILVHLEHKSQFFIISPKLVEGLEYSENMKVLVIFNN from the exons atggagTTCAAAACTactgataatattaatttaaatcaatttacagatggatatacatataatcctgGAAATATAATCTCATTACATCTTAAAAACTTTCAGTCATATTCAAATCTTTTTGTAACATTTCATCCtaatcttaattttataataggtTCCAATGGTAGTGGAAAAAGTTCTCTATCTAATGCAATAGCATTAAGTTTGGGAGGATCT gatttaaataTCGAAGTCGATaacatttgcaattttttaccACAAGAAAGAGTGTCTGAATTTTCAAAAGCAACTCCAGAAgaattacttgaaaaaataatagaaatgagTAATCTACAAAAAGAATTCAATGAACTTAAAGCCTTAGAAATAGAACATTTTAGAGTGAAAGAAGATTAtagacaa gaaaaacttaaaatttatcataaagaCACATTTAAAGCAGTTAAATGGTTgagaaataatagaaatttatttgaagacGAA ATAAATGTAT GTAAAGTTGAATTAGAAGTTAATCctgaaaaagttacaaattggaaattaaatattttaattcgatTTAGAAAATCTGAAGAATTCAAAATACTTGAACATTCTTATCACAGTGGTGGTGAAAAATCCGTTTCTACTATGATATTCTTACtttcattaattgaaattaataatgcTCCTTTTAGACTTGTCGATGAAATTAATCAAGGTATGGATgctgtaaatgaaaaaaatattcataatattttagttcATTTGGAAcacaaaagtcaattttttattatttctccaAAACTCGTAGAAGGATTGGAGTATTCTGAAAATATGAAAgttcttgttatttttaataac